The genomic window GCTCCGGCTACCACCAGGTCCTGCAGACGATCCTCCCGGTGCGCTACGGCGGTTCGTACGGCAACGGGTCCGAGACGTGGAACGTGCTCGTCGACCATCCGGTCACCGAGAACCTGCCGTCGAGCTTCGGGACCGAGTCGTCGAACCAGTACTCGATCGTGGCCCCGAAGTCGGGCGCGACGCAGCTGGTCCGTGGCAGCCGCTCGGGCGCGAGCGTGGTCACCTGGGCTCGAACCGGCCGCGTCGTGAGCCTGAACATGGCCGCCGAGTACAGCGATCGCGAGGTCTGGAACGCCGACCTCGACCAGCTCTTCGTCGACGCGGTGGGGTTCGTGGCGAAGCGTTGAATCGATTCACGGGGGATGAACCGACCGGACGGCGCGCGGAGCCGACTTCCGCCGCGGAAGCGCTGTCCGCCGAGCCCGACTTCCGCCGCCGAAGCGCACCCACGCAGAACGGGGCCCCGCCACCGCGGAGCCCCGTTCCCCTGGACCGACGATGACGAGCCGCGACCTCAGTCGCTGCTGCCCATCATCTCCTCCTTCAGCTCCTCGTAGTCGAGCTCGTACGACGGCTTCTCCTCGCCGTCCTCGAGGAGGAAGTGGTTCATCCAGCGCTGCAGGCGCAGCGAGTAGTCGAGCTTGCCGGCGGCCTTGCGGTTGCCGTGACCCTCGCCGGGGTACCACACCAGGCGCACGGGCGCGTCGGCCATGTGCTCGAAGTACCGGTACATGATCATCGACTGGGTCGGGTGCACGCGCGGATCGTCCTTGCCGTGCAGGATCAGCAACGGGGTCTCGCTACCCTTGGCGTGGTAGATCGGGCTGCGCTCGAGGAAGAAGTCCCAGTCGGTGTAGACCTTGCGCGGGTTCTGGTGCACGAGCTGCGACTCACGCGGGATGTCGGTGGTGCCGAACTTCGAGTACTGCTCGCTGATGCCGACGAACATCACGCTGGCCTGGAAGTGCTCGCTGAGCTTCGTGGCACCCCAGGCGCTGGCGTAGCCGCCGTAGCTGCCACCGGTGATGCCCACGCGGCCCTCTTCGACCATCCCCAGCTCGATCAGGTCGTTCACGCCGTCGACGACGTCGTCGAACTCCTTGCCGCCGGGATCACCCTGGCTGGTCATGGTGAAGTCATAGCCCCGGCCGGTGCTGCCGCGGTAGTTCGGGTACCACACGAAGTAGCCCTGCGCGGCCATGTACTGCCCGGGACGCGAGTACCAGGTCTTCCAGCCGTTGCGCTCATGGGCCTCGGGTCCGCCGTGGATCACCGCGACCAGCGGATAGACGACGCCGTGCTGGTAGTCGACCGGCTGGATCAGGATGCCGTGCAGCTCCATGCCGTCACGCGCGGTCCAGGTGTGCACGGTCTGGTCGCCGAGGTCGATCTCGCTCAGCCACTCGTTGTGGACGGTCGCCCGCTCGGGATCCTGTGCCGTGCGACCCACGAACACCTCACCCGGATGTTCGGGGCTTTCGCCGACGAAGGCCATGTGCTCGCCGTCGTCGGTCACGCTCATCGACAGGAGCACGGGCTGGCCCTCGTCGACCAGCACGTTCGGCTCGCCGCCGCTCGCGGCGATCTCGCCCACCTGCGTGTGCACGTTGCTGTCGAGCAGGTAGAGGATCGTGTCGTCGTCCCTCCACGCGACGCCGTTCACGTGACCCTCCACACCGGGCATCAGGTTGGTCGGCTCGCCGCCGGTGGCGCGGGCAACCATGAGCTGTCCCTCGGCGGGATCGTGGATGTCGACGGCACCGATGAACGCCACGTGCTCGCCGTCGGGGCTGAAGGCCGCCTGGCCCAGCTTGCCCTCGGTCTCGATCTGGCCGGCGATGTCGCCGGTCACCAGGTCGACCAGCGTGTACGTGCGGAACATGTAGTGCAGGTCGATCCGCGAGTCCTCGGCGATGCTCACGAGCACGTGGTCGTGGCCGGGTCGGTAGTGCAGGTCGTCGGGATGTCCCTCGAGCTCGATGTGGCGCGGGTCCAGGTCACCGTCGGTGCGGAAGTCGTCGAGGTCGACGTTCACCACGTACAGCTGATTGTTCTTGATGTTCTCCTCGTAGAACTCCATGTCGAAGCCCTGTTCCTCGAGCTCCTCCTCGCGCTCGGTCTCGCCCTCGCGCGCCAGGAAGGCCACGCGGGTGCCGTCGTCGTTGAACGCGTACTCGGCGATGCTCTCGTCGTGCTCGAGGATCTTGCGGGCCTCGCCACCGCTCGCGCTGATCACGTACAGCGAGCGGTTGTCGTCGCCCTCGCGCTCCGAGAGGAAGGCGACGTGCGAGCCGTCGGGCGTCCAGCTCACGCTGCTGACGCTGACCTCGCCGGTGACGAAGGGACGACTCTCGCCGGCCTCGACGTCGTAGACGTGCAGCTCGACCCAGTTCGGACCGTTGTCGTCGACCATCGGCTCGCGGGGCACGCTGAGCGTGTAGGCCACGTGGCTGCCGTCGGGCGAGATCGCGGCCGAACGCACCGACTGGATCTTGGCGACGTCGAACGGCGTCATGCCGCGGGCCTGCACGTTCGACGCGGCGAACGTCAGTCCGAGCGCGAGGGCCATCGTGAGCGACGCACGGAATCGATTCCGCATGGCGTTTCCTTCGGATGGGAGTGGGGCAGAAAGGGTTGTTCGGCGGGCCCTGACGAGGGTCTCCGGCCTTCGGATTCGGAATCCAAAGGGTAGGACGGCCCCGCGCGCGGAGCAACTCGCCACGCTGCGGAACCTGCGACACCGGAAGGGGTTCAGTCGCCCGGCCGGACCTGGCCGCAGGTGTCCACGTGCCGGGCGTGCTGGCAGCGGATCACCTCGTTGTGGAACAGAGCCTCGGTCACCACGCCCACGAACTGGGCCTCGGCTCCGTGCAGACGGAATGCGGGCCCGCCGCACAGTCCGGCCAGCCGCCCCGGCATGACCGCGCCCTCCATCAACGCCGAGAAGCGACGCGCCACGGTTTTCTCGACCACGAACGAGTACTGCACCTGCGCCGGCCATTGGTCCTGCGGGAATCCCAGGACGGTCACGCGATCCCCCGGTTCGGCAGCCGGTGCCGGCCAGTGGAGGGGGTTGTGGAAGGTCCATTCGTCGCCGAGGTGCACGAGCTCCTCGGGCTCGAGCCGTAGCGTGGCCAGATCGTGTCGTCGATCGATGCACAGCAGCCGGTCGGAGAGGTCGTCGACCTTCATGTTCCCGAGCCACACCTCGGCGCCGGGATCGCTGCGGAAGCGCTCGAGACACTCGTCGACGACGTGCGCGACGGTCACCGCGAAGGGACGGTCGATCCACAGCAACGACGCACTGGCGTTGCGGATCGGTCCGGTGCCTTCGTGTTGCGACGGGACCAGGGCGATGGGAAGGGAATGGCTGCGAAGGCCGGGCGCGGCACTCATGGCCAACAGGCTAGGCCGTCGTCGCGACCTCGCCAGCGATGCGCTGCAATCGTTCCCAGAGGTCTTCGACGTGCCGCCGCTGGGTGCGCGCGTTGCCCACGGCCATGCGCAGGGCGAAGCGCGGGTCGCCGCCGCGCTGGACCACGGTGTGCGACACGAAGGAACGGCCGTCCTCGTTCAATCGGTCCATGATCGCGGTGTTGTGCGCCCGCAGCGCGTCCTCGTCGCCGGCCATGGCGGGCGGCACGTGGCGGTACAGCACCGTGCTCATGGGCGCCGGAACGAGGCGTTCCCAGTCCTCGCTCGCATCGATCCAGCCGGCGAAGACAGCGGCCAGGTCGACGTGGTGTTCGATCAACGCCGCAATCCGGTCCCGACCGAACCAGCGCAGCACGAACCACAGCTTCAGCGATCGGAAGCGGCGGCCGAGCGCCACGCCGTAGTCCATGAGATTGCGCGCGACGTCGTCCTCGGGCGTCATCAGGTAGGGCGGCACCAGCGAGAACGCGGCGCGGAAGGCGCTCGCATCGCGGTAGAGCAGCACGCTGCAGTCCATGGGCACGAACAGCCACTTGTGCGGATTGACCACCAGACTGTCGGCGCGGTCGACGCCGTCGAGCACCCAGCGGAAGCGTTCGCTCGCCGCCATGGCGCCACCGTAGGCCGCGTCGACGTGCAACCACAGGCCTTCCTCGGCGCACACGTCGGCGATGGCCGCCACCGGATCGACCGACGTGGTCGAGGTCGTGCCCGTGGTCGCCACCACGGCCATCGGGACCACGCCGTGCACGCGGTCCTCGGCGATCGCCGCGCGCAGGGTCGCCGGGTCGAGGCGGAAGTCGTCGTCGACGGCCACGCGCCGGCATCCCTCCACGCCCAGCCCGAGCACGATGCACGCCCGCTCGACCGAGCTGTGTGCCTCTTCACTGCAGTACACGCGCAGGGGCGGACGCCCGGCGAGGCCCTTCTCGCGCACCGCGCCGTCGGTGATCCGGTGCCGCGCGGCGGCCAGCGCAACGAGCGTGCTCGTGCTGGCCGTGTCCTCGATGTGGCCCTCGAACCGTTCCGGAATCCCCAACAGATCGCGCACCCAGGAACAGGTACGGAGTTCCAGTTCGGTGGCCGCCGGTCCGGTGCGCCAGAGCATGGCGTTGTCGTTCAGGGTGGCGATCAGCGTCTCGGCCAGGATGCCCGGACCGCTGCCGGTGTTCGAGAAGTAGGCGTGGAAGCCGGGGTGGTTCCAGTGCGTCGTGGCCGGCACGATCAGACGGTCGAAGTCCGCCAGGATCGTGTCCATCGACTCGCCGTGTTCGGGAGCCCGCGCGGGAAGTTGCGCCGAGACCTCGCCCGGGCGCACCTTGGCGAGCACCGGCAGGTCCTCGACGCGGCCGACGAAGTCGGCGATCCAGTCGGCCACGGCGTGGGCGTGCCGCCGCAACTCGTCGGGGTGCATGTCGTTGGTCTCGACGGATTCGTCCATGCGCAGGTCCTTCGTTCGGTCGCCGACGTTCGGTCGTCCCGATGGTAGTGGCAGCCGCGACGCCTGACGACCCACACCCCTCCCCGGAAGCCCCCGCATGCAGGACCTCGTCCGCACCGAGATCCGCCCGCCGCTGGCACGCATCACCATCCGCGGCCGGCGTCACCTCGACGGCCCGCTGGTCGACGCCCTGCACCGGGCCTGGGACGCCGTCGACACACGCGACGACCTGGAACTCGTGTCCTTCGACAACGAGGGCGACGACTTCCTGGTCGGCGTCGACGGCCGGTGGGTGGTCGAACGCATGGAAGCCGACGACCTGGCGGCGATCGAGGACTTCGTGCGCAACGGCCAGGGCTTCCTCCGGCGGCTCGACTCCGCACGCCCACGCACGCTGGCCCGCGTGCGCGGCTTCGCCACCGGCGCCGGAGCCGAGTGGATCGCCGCTTGCGACGCCGTCGTGGCCACGCCCGACGCCCGCATCGGCCTGCCCGAGACGGGCCTGGGCATCCATCCCGCGCTGGGGGGAACGCAGCGGTTGCCGCGGCGGATCGGCTTCGCGGCCGCCCGCTGGGCGATCCTCACCGGGACCTACGTGAGCGCGGCCGGCGCGCGCACCCTGGGCCTGGTCGACGGCCTCGACGACGAGGACGACCGGACGGCCGCCACCGCCAGCGCGTGTCGGGCCGCACGCGTCGCGCGGGCGCCGCACCGCCGCGAGGGACTCGATGACGCCCTGCTGCGCGCCTTCGAACACCGCACCCTGCCCGAACTCTGCGGCGGGCCCCGTCCAGACGATCCCCCCGATCTGCAGCGCGCCCTGCGCCGCGTCGCCCGCCGGGCTCCGGTGGCGCTGCGCGTGGCCGACACCCTGCTCCACCTGTCGACGGAGACCGAACTCGAGCAAGGACTGCAGCGCGAGGTCGACGAACTGGCGACGGTCTACGCGACCCGCGACGCACTGGCGGGGATGCGGGCGAGCGCAGCCGGGCGCCGCGCCACCCGCTTCCACGGTCACTGAGCCGTCGACCGGTCGGGCTTCGGCACGATCTCGAGCGACGTGCGGGTCGAGTGTCCCGCCACGTCGGGCAGGTACATGGCCATCGCCCGCGCCGGCGCCACGTGGAACACACCCGGCGACTCGGCCACGAGCTCGTACTCGATCACGTGCTCGCCCTCGGACAATGCGTCCAGGAAGAAGGCCGTGCGGTCGTCGCGCACCTCGCGGTGGCCCGACGTCCGGCCGAACGACGTGAAGCCGCTACGCTGTTCGAGCGGCTCGGCGCCCGCCGGACGCGGATCCTCCACGATCAGGAAGTCGACGTCGTGGTCGAGGTCCAGACGCAGCCGCACGCGCAGACGGTCGCCGCTGCGCACGGTGTCGCCGTCGTCGAGCGGAACCTCGAAGTCGACCACACCGGCACCGAGGGTCCGGCGCGGATCCAGACGCACGACCTCGCGCTCGATGCGGACCACGTTGCCCGCCGCCTCGATCTCGCGCGCGCGGCTGAAGGCGTCGGCCTCGTAGGTCACATAGGCGCGGCCGGTGCCCTCGAGTTCGAGCTCGAGGGCGCCGCCGTCGAGCACCGTGGCCGGAAGCGCGAAGCGGCCGCCGCCGTCGACCACCTCGTCCGGACGCACACGCACCCGCACGAGTTCGTCGCCGTCCTGGCGGGCCACGAAGGTGTAGTCGGGCGTCAGCTCGTCGCTGCCGCGCAGGTGATCGCACAGGGCGTACAACGCGTGCGCGCTGCTGCGCGTGCTGTCCCACTGGTGCCCGCGACGGTTGAGCACCAGCCACCGGGCCACGGCGTCGCGACGCGGATGGTCGGGATCGATCTCGACCATGGCCTGCAGCGCGAACGACGTGGTCTCGACCGCACCGCGGCCACGCCACCAGTAGTTGCTGGTCACACCCCAGTGCGCGGTGTCGACGTCCGGATCGAGGCGCACGTCGTTCTCGAGCGTGCGCAGCAGCGTGGCGGCACGGTCGCTCGCCCCGAAGTGGTGCAGGGCGATCGCCGTCAGCGCCCGCGCGTAGGGTGTGAGCTCGTCGCGGCGGTCGAGCAGATCGTTCGCCCAGCGGCGCATGGCGTCGTCGGGGCGCGCGTCGCCGTGCAACGCGACGTCGGCGCGGGCGAGCGCGACGAGTGCATAGGACAGGTCGTCGGAACGCGACTCGATCCGGGAGATCTCGGCCCGGAGCGCTTCGCGACCACGGCGCAGGACTTCGCGGTCGACGTCGACGCCCGCGTCTTCAGCCTCGGCCAACGCCACGAGCACGTGGGCCGTCACGTAGGGGTGCGTCGGCCGGTCGCGGCCACCCCACCAGCTCCAACCGCCCTGACCGTTCTGAAGGGCGGCGATGCGATCGAGACCGTCGGCGATCCTGGCGTCGAGCTCGGGATCGAAGCGATCACTGCGCACACCCAGCCGTTCGACCACCGCGCGCACGGCCACCGCGGGCACGAAGCGCGACAGCGTCTGCTCGACGCAGCCGTAGGGATAGTCGGCCAGCGCGGGCAGAGCATCGATGGCCGCCGACAGCATGGTGGGCGCGACCGTCAGCGTGACCACCTCGCTGCCCGGCAGGCGCTCGTCGATCGACGGGAAGGACATCGACGCCCGGCCCGGTCCGACCTCGCGCACCGAGGCCACGTGCAGTCCGGTCCCGAAGGGCAGCAGCTCCACGGTGCGGCGCATCGCGTCCTCACCCTGCTCGCTGCGCACCGCCACCTGCACGTCGACCGCTCCGGGTTCCACGCCGGTGATCCGTCCCTGCTCGTCGCGGACGAGTTCGAAGGACCCCAGTTCGAAGGGAACGCCCAGGTCGAAGTCCACGCGGGCCTGTCCGTGTGCCGGCACGAGCACCGATTCGACCCGAGGGCCGTCGGTCAACCGCTCGACCTCGAGCTGGACAGCCGCCTTCGTCTCGGTGTCGGTCTCGTTGTGCACGATCGCCGCCACCGTGAAGCGATCGTCGGCCCGGAACACGCGCGGATGCTGCAGGCGCACCATCATCGGCTTGCGCGTGCGCGTGGTGGTCTTCGCCGTGCCGACGCGGGTCTGCGGATCGACGGCCAGGACGAAGGCGTTCCACTGCGTGAGCGACTCGGCCAGCGGCACGTCGACGGTGGCCTCGCCGTCGGCATCGGTGGTCACGCCGGTGCGCCACAGGACGGTGGTGCGGAAGTCGGTGCGGACCGAGGCGGGGGTGAACGGCTCCGCGGCTCCCACGTCGTCGGCGACCGACCGGGCCACACGGACGTCGAAGGCGTCGGGGGCCGCGCTCGCCTCCATCATCCGAGTTCCGCGCCGTTGCATGCCGCCACCCTTCTGCCCGATGTCGGCCACCTCCTCGTCCTCGTCGCCCGGCTCGAGCTCCACGTACCCGCCGTGGCGCGCGGCCATCGACTGCGGCACGGCCGCGCGCTCGCGCGGGAAGGCCCGCAGTTCCTGCAGGGGATCGAGTCGCGGGCGCGGGGCGACCTCGAGCAGCGCCTGGTCGACCACCGCGATCGAGAAGGTCGTCGACACGGGATCACCGTTGGCGTCGAGGGCCTTCACGCGCAGCGACGCGTCGGTGCCGGGCGCGAAGTGTTCGCCGGCGAACTCCAGCTCCAGGTCGAGCAGCTTCGACGCCGGAGGCGCGACCACCGTCACCGACGCCCGGTGCACGCGGAAGTCGCCCACGCGCGTGGCCTGGATCTCGAATTCGGGACGGTGCCGGTCGTCGAGTTCGATCTCCAGGAGACGCGAGGTTCCGTTCAAGCGCACGACCTCGGCCTCGGTGCCGCCGGCGTGCACGCGGCTCAACAGCACCGACGCGCCCGGCGTCTCGGACAGCAGCAACACGCGCGCGACGTCGCCGAGCACCTCGGGCTGCTCCACGATCAACTGCACGGCGCTGTCGACCGAGGGGATGTCGCGCGTGCGCGGGTCGGCCACGTAGACGGTGGTCTCCGCTTCCATCTCGTAGCCGCGGCCGTCGACGCCGCGGAAGACCACGCGGTAACGACCGGTGCGTTCGGGTTCGAAATCGATGGTGGCGTGGCCGTCGTCGTCGGTGCGGATCGTGCGCTGCATCAGCGAGCGTTCGGTGCCGTCCTCGTCGCGACGGCGCAACTCCCACGTCCCCTCGTGGGCCACGCCGCGCTGCATGGCGTCGACGATTCGCAGGCGCACGGCGGCGCGATCGCCGGGCGCCACTACGGATCGTTCCGGCGCGAGCCGCGCGGTGAGTTCGGTGTGGCCGATCGTCACCGTTCCCGAGCCGCGCTCCTGCCGACGCGAGACGTCGGTCACCGTGGCCTCGATCCGGTAGCGCAGAGAACGATCGGTCGTGTCGTCGGGGTCGGTCGGCACGCGCAGCGTGGCGCGGCCTTCGTCGTCGAGAACCAGCCGTTCCTCGAGCACGGTCTCGCCCTGCGATCCACCCGGGGGCATGATCCGCAGACGCGAGGCCGACCCGGTGGGTTCGATCGGACGCCAGCGCGGCTGCGGCCACGGCCAGGGGATCTCGAACACAGGGCGCTTCGTCACGGTCACGCGCACGTCGCCGGCCACCGGCCCGCCGAACAGATAGGCAGCCTCGACGTCGACCTCGAGCGTGTCGCCGAGCACATAGCGACGCTCGCGGTCGAGCGCGACGTCGACGGTGAACTCGGGCAGTCGGACCTCGCCCACCTCGAACATCGCCGCGTCCGACCACTGCCCGTCGTCGGTGGCCACCACCTGCACGCGATGGTTGCCGAGCATCGCCGACGCCGGCACGCGGTGGTCGAGCTCGAACGATCCGTTGTCGTCGAGCGTCACGGTGCGTTCGAGCTGCACCTCGCCGTTCGGATCGACGATCGTCACCCGGGCGCGGTCGCCGGCGGGCACGTCGACCCGACGCGCACGCACCGCGAGCTCGCGCACGAAGCCCTGCAGATGCACGGTCTCGCCCGGCCGGTACAGCGGCCGATCGGTCCACAGGAGCGACCGGAAGCTCCGCGCCGGAGCCGTCCAGCCGCGGCCGTGCGGATAGCCGGCGAAGAGGATCGGATGTCCGCCGTGTTCGCCGTGGACGATCATCGCGCGCGCGTGGTCGCCCACCGACACGAAGGCCCGCCCGTCGTCGGCGGTGCGCACGCGTTCGCTTCGCCAGACCATGCGGCGCGCGTTGCCACCGCGTTCCCAGGACCCACGGGCGACGTCCAGCTCGACACCCGCCACCGGTTCGCCGCGGCTCATGTCCACCGCCCACAGCTCGCGGACCGTGTCGTCACGACCGGCCGGCCGGTAGGCACGATCGAGCACACCCAGCGCGCTCACGACGAAGGCCAGGCGTTCGGGCTCGGGTGCCCTGTCGCCGTCGAACACGCGGCCCCGCGCGACGAGCACGTAAACGCCGGGGTCGAGTGGATCGATCCACTGCGCTTCGGAACGTCGCTGGTGACGCTGCCGCCGCGCCGGCCCGTCCTCACGCGCCCTCTGCTCGACGGCGTCGTCGGTGCGGCGCGACCACACGACCTCGCCGGCGTCGGCGACGATCAGCTCGTGCAGCCGTGAAGCGCTTCCGAGTTCGGAGACCGGGCGCAGGTCGTCGTCGAGGTCGATCCGTCGCAGCTCGAGATCCCACCCCGCCAGGTTCCGCCAGTGGAGCCCGAGCCGGTGGTGCGAACCGGGACGGAACAGCTCGTTGCCGGTGAGTTCGATGGCCGGGCTGCGCAGTTCGGTCAGCCGCCGACGTGCCTCGCGTGCGACCAGTCCATCGGCCACGTCCACGGCGTCGACGGCGCGCTCGTAGTAGCCGACGGCGGCGACCAGATCACCCCGGCGCTGGGCCACACGGCCGGCCACGAGCGCAGCGTGGGCCCGTACCCAGGGGTCGTCGGTCCGGCGCAACAGATCGCGGGCCACGCGGGCCTCGAGGTCGCCCTCACCACCGATCGCCACCGCCCCCCCACGCAGATCCGGCGTGGGTCCCGACCGGATGCCGAGGAGACGCACCCCGAGGTCTTCGATCAGCGTGTCCGGAGCCGAGGCCGACACCAGATTCGACCAGATCCGCTCCAGCGTCGCGCGATGCGCAGTCGCCCCCCGGTGCGAAGGACGGGAACCAAGGAGCGCGCGGGCGAGATCGGCGTAGCCCGGGATCGCCGCCTCGATGTCGGTGCGACGCTCCCAGAAGTCCAGCACGGGCTCGATCGGTCCGGGCAGGGTCGCGGCGTCGCGTGAACGCACGAGCTCGGCGTAGGCGCGTGCGCCCCAGGCGTCCCTGGGTTCCAGGGCCAGGCGCTCGAGTTCCTGCCGTGCCTCGGTGCGGCGCTCGGCCGAGGGCTCCGCCTCGCGCTCCGCCTGACGCAGGGTGGCCGCGGCCCGCAACCAGCGGAACCGGCGCGGTTCGACGCCCTCGGGTGCCTGTTCCAGGCCCCGGAGCGCGTCGCGGGCCGCGCGATACTCGCCGTTACGGAAGTCCTCGACGGCGGCCTCGAAGACGACCGCGGGATCCTTCGAGCGGGCGTCGGCCTCCCGCGGCCCGGGCAGGAGTCCCGGATTCGTCGCCATGAACAGGACGCCACCGAGCAGGAGCCCGGCGACGAGCACGAACAGCGGGCGCGGACGCAACGACGGGTGGCGAACGGGGACCATGGTCGTTCCTTCTTCGGGTCGGAGGCTGTGGGCGTGGTCACCGGGATGTACGTCCGAACCCGGTGGTCCATTCCCGACCCGGCCCCGTTCCCACGACAGGGCCGCGTGCACCTGTTACCTTCTGCCGACGGTTCCGTCCCGTCCACGGGACGATTCCTCTCCATTCCACCCGGTTCTCCCGGAGCGATCGGTCCATCATGCGCTCGTCGATCCTCACCCTGCTCCTCGTCGCGCTGGCCACGGCCCCGGCCGCCCACGCTCAACAGAAGACCCTGGCCGACATGCCCGAGATCCCCTCGGGAGACATGAACTACCGGTCGTGGACCTACGTGGAGTACGCGGACGTCGGCGTTCCCGTCTTCGCGATGATTCCGGGCGATGGTCTCTCGGCCGAGGGCTTCCGCGAGCGGCCGAACGGAGAGCCCTCGTGGGGCCGCATGGCGCGCGCGCGCGGTTACAGCGCCTTCATGCTCGATCGCGTGGGCTGCGGAAAGGCCCCGGCGCCGCCCGATCGCGACTTCGGCCGGATCCTCGAAACGGGTCTCTTCGGCGTCTACCAGATCGGCTTCGCCACCAAGGCCGGCACGATGATCGCGCACGGCGACGCAGCCGGGATGGCCGTCCGGGCCCGCAGCTTCGATCCCTCGGTGGCCGCATCCATGGTGCTGATCGACCCGATCGGCCCGCAGGGCGCGCAACCCATGACCGATCTCACGCCCCACGAGGTGCTCGAACGACGGCGCGATCCGAACCACCCGTGGGTGACCTGGGGCTTCGGTCCCGAACACGGCGTGCTGCGCGAGGGATTGGACCTGACGCAGGCCGAGGCCGAGAGCCTCGTGGCGAACCACGAGGACGATCAGCCGGCGTACTGGGCCGGCCTCCTCACCGACATGGATTCCGACTACCGCGTGCGCGAACCCATGCACCTGGACGGCCTGCCGGTGCTGGTGATCCGGACACCCGCCGCCGACGAGGAACAGATCGAGCGCGAGGAGCACGTGGTGCGCTGGATGACCGAGCGCGGCATGCGCGTCGACCGGCTCGATCTGTCGTCGCACCCGACACTGGGGAACACCAGTGGTCTGCCCTGGGCCGGCGATCTGTCCGACGAGGTCTTCGAGGAGATCTGGACCTGGTACCACGACCTCGACGGCGTTCCCGTGCTCGCAGGACGGTGATCGTGTCCGACTGCGTCTTCGACATCGAAACCGCCCCTCTGCCCGACGCCGAGATCCCACCCGCCTTCGTCGACAAGCTGCGCGAGGAGTCCGACCCGGACGGCCCCGATGCCTGGCGCGAACGCCTGGGGCTGTACGCGCTGTCGGCCCGGGTGGTCGTGATCGGAATGCTGAACCCGGCGTCCGGTCGCGGTGTCCTGCTCCACGACGACGAGCACGGAGCGCTCGGTGACCTCGACCTGCCCGACGACACCCGCTTCGAGGTGATCGGTGGCGACGAAGCGGCGATCCTGACGCACTTCTGGGATCGGATCGTGCCCTTCCGCCGGGTGATCACCTACAACGGTCGGGGATTCGACGTACCCTTCCTCATGCAACGCTCCCTGGTGCGAGAGGTCCCGATCCGCGCCAATCTCATGCCACCGCGCTTCTTCCTCGACCGCAACCACCTGGATCTGCAGGACGTGCTGTCGATGTTCCGGGCCACGCGCCCCTTCGGCCTGTCGGCCTGGACCCAGGCGATCGGCGCCTCCAGCCCCAAGGACGGCTCGGTGGCCGGGGCCGAGGTGGGCGAGGCCTTCGCCGCCGGCCGCACCGGCGAGATCGTCGAGTACTGCGCACGCGACGTCGTCGCCACGGCCCGCCTGGCCGAGAAGACCGCGGAGCTGTGGGGCCCCATGCTCGGCCGATGACCCCGACCGCACCCGGAGAACCATGACCGAACCCGCATTCCAGGACCTCTACCCGGAACCCTACGCCCAGTGCTACGGTTGCGGCCGGCTGAACGAACAGGGCCTGCAGATCAAGAGCCGGTGGGAAGGCGACGTGTCGGTGTGCCACTACACGCCGCGCCCCGAGCACACCGCGGTCCCCGGCTACGTGTACGGAGGGCTGCTGGCGTCGCTGGTCGACTGCCACGCCACCGGCACCGCCGCGGCCGCGGCCACACACGCGCATGGCGATCCGTTGCGTGCCGACACCATCCGCCGCTTCGTCACGGCGCGCCTCGAGGTCGACTACCGCGCGCCCACGCCGCTGGGCGTGGAACTCGAACTGCGCGCCCGACCCGTCGAGGTGAAGGGCCGCAAGGTCGTCGTCGACATCGAACTGCTGGCCGAAGGAAGAGTCACCGTGACCGGCCATGCGATCTGTGTCGAGGCACCGTCGTCGCTGATCGACGA from Candidatus Krumholzibacteriia bacterium includes these protein-coding regions:
- a CDS encoding PaaI family thioesterase; this translates as MTEPAFQDLYPEPYAQCYGCGRLNEQGLQIKSRWEGDVSVCHYTPRPEHTAVPGYVYGGLLASLVDCHATGTAAAAATHAHGDPLRADTIRRFVTARLEVDYRAPTPLGVELELRARPVEVKGRKVVVDIELLAEGRVTVTGHAICVEAPSSLIDDG